The following nucleotide sequence is from Aneurinibacillus soli.
TACCGTACACAGCACCGCTTGCACCTGTAATTCCAACAACAAAAATCTTTCTCATCTCATCACCAAATCAAGCATCGTGAACGCAAAAACAACTACGCTTAGCACCCCATTCATCGTAAAGAACGCCGTGTTCAGTTTTGACAGGTCATGCGGTGAGACGAGACGATGCTCATAAATAAGAATAAGTGCGGCAATTACAAGTCCAAGCGCAAACCACACATGAAGTCCTGTTGCAAAATAAAGGGCAACAAACCCGATCATCGTAAGAATATGGAATAGACGCGCCAATTTCAGTGCACGGGCAATCCCGAAGTAACCAGGAATGGAATACAGCCCGCGTTTGCGGTCAAACTCCGCATCCTGGCATGCATAAATCACATCAAAGCCTGCTGTCCAGAGTGCGACGGATACAAATAGGAGAATCCCCATCCAGTCCACCCGACCTGTCGTCGCGACCCAGCCGCCTAGTGGCGCAAGTCCAATGGCAATGCCCAGCACGATATGGCACAACCAGGTAAATCGTTTGGTATACGAATAAAACACAAGGAAAAAGACCGCAATCGGCAACAATTTTACCGCTAGCATGTTCAGCTGAGAAGCCGCTACAAACAACAACACAAAAGATGCCACAACAAAAAGAACCACTTCTTTCTTCTGCAGCAACCCAGCAGGGATCGCACGCATTACGGTACGCGGGTTCTCTCCATCAAACTTGTAATCAATCAAACGGTTCAGCGCCATCGCTGCGCTCCGCGCACCAACCATCGCAAGAATCACCCAAAAAATCTGTGCCCAAGTCGGCCATGTTCCATTCACGACAAAACTACCGAGTACAGCTCCCATAAAGGCAAACGGAAGCGCGAAAAGTGTATGTTCAAATTTAATCATCTCAAGGATAATTCGTAACTTGTTCATGATTCGCTCACCCGCTCCTTATGTCCAATGTGCAGGGCAGATACCCCGCCCACGAACAACTTCGTCTCCACATTCACAAGCCCGACTTCACGGAATGCGTCGGCAAGCTTGCGGCTGTCCGGAAAGTTCGTCAGCGAATTCGGCAGCCAGTTATACTCTTCATACTTATTCACCGTCATGCGAGCAACAAACGGAAGAATATTATAAAAATAAAAATAAAAAAGTTTCCGATATGGGGCAAATGGTGGTTTGCTCACCTCAAGCGAGACAACTTGTCCCCCTGGTTTCACGACCCGCATCATTTCACGGATTACCTGCTTGTAATCGGGCACATTACGCAGTGCAAACCCGATTGTTGCATAATCAAATGTATTGTCCGGATACGGAATGCTCATCGCATCTCCATTGACGAGTGTAATCTGGTCTAACTGCTTCGTTTTTATTTTTTGCGCGCCAACATCGAGCATGTTCTGGCTAAAATCAAGCCCGACCACCTCTCCTGTCGGTCCGATCGCTTCGGCCAGACTGATCGTCCAATCACATGTGCCACAGCACAAGTCAATTGCTTTTTCACCCGTTGACACACCCATGCGCTTGTTTGTGTATTCGCGCCAAGCAACGTGCCGTCCAAAACTGATCACGGAATTCATCCGGTCATATTCTTTTGCAATCGATTCAAATACGGAGTGAACATATTCCGCCTTCTTGTCTCCCTGCAAGTTCTCCTGCATGACTACCTCTCCTCTGCCCTTGCTTTCTGGCTGTCCAATTCAGTGGCACATCCGTCAATCAACAGCTTTAGTTCCGTACGTACACCATCATCGCTAAGCTGGGAGGCAAACTTGCGGCTCTGATGCAGTGCTTTGTGAAGCTCAGCTACGAGCTGCTGATGCGCTCCGTGCATACCGGCTTCTCCGTTCAAACGAGCTACATACGGTCCAACTTCTTCATCCGTTGCTTGCTTCCGATACTCTCGAAGTAACTCTTCCGCCCGGATCAACTGGTTGACAATCCCCATCCAGGTCTCTTTCTGTTTGCTCCATACCTCTACAAATGAAAGAATAAGTGACGACTCCATTTTTACTTTGCCGTCTAAGTACAGCTCCGCCGACCCACCTTCCAGACCATACAGGCGGATCTTCCACTCGTTGATCTCCTGGATACTACGAGCAAGCTGCGCTACTGTCCGTACGTCATCAATTTGAGCCAGCAAATCGTAATACCGACTGCTGAAATAATCCCCCGCAAGAATCGTCAACTGACGATTCCGAATGCCACGCATCGTATGCTGCCGCGCAAGCGTTACCGTTTCATGACTATCAAGACCAAGTTGAACGAGCGCTGTTGTCGCCACATAGCGGGCCACCTGATCTTTCGGTGTGCCGCCTTCGTGCAGCACTAGCTGCAAAAGCTGGATGCGGAGGCGGGATACAGGCGGGTTTTCGATATAGTTATACAGGAACCGATTCGCTGTATTCTTGGCGATTAGCTCCATGATTGTTTCGGTTTCTATCCGAAAACCACTTTGTAAAAGATTCATCATCATACGTCCCCCAAACAAACATTCCGCACTCACTGAAAACATACCTACAAAGTATACCATATCAGCATGTAGACTACACTATTCTTATTATATATTTGTTGCAATACTCTTGTACAGTAAGCCTACCGAATAAACAAAAAACAAGCAGGGTTTCCTGCTTGTTCTCTAAAAAGATTTATTCATCAACCAACGTATTCATTTCTCCGTTGCGTGTCTGAACAACCGCCTTGCCACGCACCTTGATCGCGGACGTATGTTCCGTGAACTGCGCTATCATCACTTCACCCTTATCGAGCTTCTCAGAATGATGAAACCGAGTGGACTCTCCACGAGTCAAGCCGATCACATTCACCCCATTCTCTAGCGCCTTAATAACAATAAACTCACTATTTGATGGTGTGCTCATATGCGTTCCCCCTTTACGATTCTTTACTATTATGCATTTTTACTATTGCGTAAAAAGGAAACACTGTCAATCATTTATCTATACACCAGGAAGACAACATACACCAGCGAGAGAATGAGAACGACCCCAAGCAGCAATGACATATAAAACATTTTGGTTTTTGTTTTAAACTTGGTCTTATTCATTTATTCGTTCACCTCATACTTAACGTGCATCAAAACAAGCAA
It contains:
- a CDS encoding UbiA-like polyprenyltransferase; this encodes MNKLRIILEMIKFEHTLFALPFAFMGAVLGSFVVNGTWPTWAQIFWVILAMVGARSAAMALNRLIDYKFDGENPRTVMRAIPAGLLQKKEVVLFVVASFVLLFVAASQLNMLAVKLLPIAVFFLVFYSYTKRFTWLCHIVLGIAIGLAPLGGWVATTGRVDWMGILLFVSVALWTAGFDVIYACQDAEFDRKRGLYSIPGYFGIARALKLARLFHILTMIGFVALYFATGLHVWFALGLVIAALILIYEHRLVSPHDLSKLNTAFFTMNGVLSVVVFAFTMLDLVMR
- a CDS encoding demethylmenaquinone methyltransferase yields the protein MQENLQGDKKAEYVHSVFESIAKEYDRMNSVISFGRHVAWREYTNKRMGVSTGEKAIDLCCGTCDWTISLAEAIGPTGEVVGLDFSQNMLDVGAQKIKTKQLDQITLVNGDAMSIPYPDNTFDYATIGFALRNVPDYKQVIREMMRVVKPGGQVVSLEVSKPPFAPYRKLFYFYFYNILPFVARMTVNKYEEYNWLPNSLTNFPDSRKLADAFREVGLVNVETKLFVGGVSALHIGHKERVSES
- a CDS encoding heptaprenyl diphosphate synthase component 1 — translated: MMMNLLQSGFRIETETIMELIAKNTANRFLYNYIENPPVSRLRIQLLQLVLHEGGTPKDQVARYVATTALVQLGLDSHETVTLARQHTMRGIRNRQLTILAGDYFSSRYYDLLAQIDDVRTVAQLARSIQEINEWKIRLYGLEGGSAELYLDGKVKMESSLILSFVEVWSKQKETWMGIVNQLIRAEELLREYRKQATDEEVGPYVARLNGEAGMHGAHQQLVAELHKALHQSRKFASQLSDDGVRTELKLLIDGCATELDSQKARAEER
- the mtrB gene encoding trp RNA-binding attenuation protein MtrB, which gives rise to MSTPSNSEFIVIKALENGVNVIGLTRGESTRFHHSEKLDKGEVMIAQFTEHTSAIKVRGKAVVQTRNGEMNTLVDE